A genomic stretch from Bos mutus isolate GX-2022 chromosome 4, NWIPB_WYAK_1.1, whole genome shotgun sequence includes:
- the YKT6 gene encoding synaptobrevin homolog YKT6 isoform X1 gives MTFTSQLIVERSAKGSRASVKEQEYLCHVYVRNDSLAGVVIADSEYPSRVAFTLLEKVLDEFSKQVDRIDWPTGSPDTIRYSGLDSQLSRYQNPREADPMTKVQAELDETKIILHNTMESLLERGEKLDDLVSKSEVLGIQSKAFYKTARKQNSCCAIM, from the exons ATGACCTTCACAAGTCAGCTGATTGTGGAGCGCTCAGCGAAAGGCAGCCGAGCTTCTGTGAAGGAACAAG AATATCTGTGCCATGTCTACGTGAGAAATGACAGTCTTGCAGGAGTGGTCATTGCTGACAGTGAATACCCATCCCGGGTGGCTTTTACCTTGCTAGAGAAG GTGCTAGACGAATTCTCCAAGCAGGTCGACAGGATAGACTGGCCAACTGGATCCCCTGATACCATCAGGTACTCAGGCCTGGACAGTCAACTCAGTAGATACCAG AACCCCCGAGAAGCTGACCCCATGACTAAAGTGCAGGCTGAACTGGATGAGACCAAGATCATCCTG CACAACACCATGGAGTCTTTATTAGAACGAGGTGAGAAGCTCGATGACCTGGTATCCAAATCCGAAGTGCTGGGAATACAGTCTAAAGCCTTCTATAAAACG GCCCGGAAACAAAATTCGTGCTGTGCAATCATGTGA
- the YKT6 gene encoding synaptobrevin homolog YKT6 isoform X2: MKLYSLSVLYKGESKTVLLKAAYDVSSFSFFQRSSVQEFMTFTSQLIVERSAKGSRASVKEQEYLCHVYVRNDSLAGVVIADSEYPSRVAFTLLEKVLDEFSKQVDRIDWPTGSPDTIRYSGLDSQLSRYQNPREADPMTKVQAELDETKIILHNTMESLLERGEKLDDLVSKSEVLGIQSKAFYKTARKQNSCCAIM; encoded by the exons ATGAAGCTGTACAGCCTAAGCGTCCTGTATAAAGGCGAGTCCAAGACGGTGCTGCTCAAGGCCGCATACGATGTGTCCTCCTTCAGCTTTTTTCAGAGATCCAG CGTCCAGGAGTTCATGACCTTCACAAGTCAGCTGATTGTGGAGCGCTCAGCGAAAGGCAGCCGAGCTTCTGTGAAGGAACAAG AATATCTGTGCCATGTCTACGTGAGAAATGACAGTCTTGCAGGAGTGGTCATTGCTGACAGTGAATACCCATCCCGGGTGGCTTTTACCTTGCTAGAGAAG GTGCTAGACGAATTCTCCAAGCAGGTCGACAGGATAGACTGGCCAACTGGATCCCCTGATACCATCAGGTACTCAGGCCTGGACAGTCAACTCAGTAGATACCAG AACCCCCGAGAAGCTGACCCCATGACTAAAGTGCAGGCTGAACTGGATGAGACCAAGATCATCCTG CACAACACCATGGAGTCTTTATTAGAACGAGGTGAGAAGCTCGATGACCTGGTATCCAAATCCGAAGTGCTGGGAATACAGTCTAAAGCCTTCTATAAAACG GCCCGGAAACAAAATTCGTGCTGTGCAATCATGTGA